One Dehalococcoidia bacterium genomic window, GCCGTTATAGCGGTGATGGCCGTGGTGCCGTAGACGCCCAGGGCGGCGAAGGTCTTCAGATCGGCCTGGATGCCCGCCCCGCCCCCTGAATCGGAGCCAGCGATGGTCATCACAATGGGCACACGTTCCATCGCAGCCCCCACCTTATGGCAAGCTGCGATGCGGTTCAAGGGTCGCGTGGCCCGCCGCTGGCCGCGTCGATATAATGGGCCACGAAGGATGGCGGCCATGCATGCCCGGCTCCTCGTTCACTCCCGCCAGCAGCAGTGCCTGGAGGACATCACTGACCAGGTGCGGGAGGCGGTGCGCAGGAGCGGCATGCGCGAAGGGCTCTGCCACCTCTACGTTCCTCACACCACGGCCGGGATCGTCGTCAACGAGAACGCCGATCCGGACGTGGCCCGGGACATCATCGAGAAGCTGGAGGCACTGGTGCCCCGCGACGCCCGCTACCGCCACTACGAGGGCAACGCCCATGCCCACATCAAGGCCAGCCTGGTGGGACAGTGGGCTCTCTTGCCGGTTGCCTCAGGCGACCTGGCCCTGGGGCGCTGGCAGGGAATCTTCCTGGCCGAGTTCGACGGCCCCCGGGAGCGGACCGTGCTGGTGACCCTCGTCCCTTCGGTCCCCGGAGGGCCGGGGGAGAGCGGCCCATGAGCATCGACCGTCAGACGGAAGAGGCCATCGAGGAGGCCGCCCGCATAATCCTGCGCTCCCGCCATGTGGTGGCGCTGGTGGGGGCTGGGCTATCGGTGGAGTCGGGCATTCCGCCCTTTCGCGGGCCTGGCGGCCTGTGGACCAAGTACGGCGAGCCCGATATGCTGGGCTATCAGCGCTTCCTGCAGGACCCTAGGCGCTGGTGGGAGGAGCGGCTCTCGCCCAGCGCCGGCTACCGCGAGCTGACGGAGGCCCTGGCCCAGGCCCGCCCCAACCCCGGCCACTATGCCCTGAAGGAGATGGAGGATCTGGGCTTCCTGCAGCACATCATCACCCAGAACATCGACAACCTCCACTTCGAGGCCGGCAGCCGTAACGTGACGGAGATCCACGGCAACCGCACCAAGTTGCGTTGCATCGAGTGCAACGCCCGCTGGCCCAGCGACCAGTTCCCCATCGACCAGCTTCCTCCCCGCTGCCCCCATTGCGGTGGGCTGGTCAAGTCGGACACGGTCATGTTCGGCGAGCCTATCCCCCGTGACGCCCTGGACGAGTGCATCCGGCAGACGGCTATGTGCGATTGCATGCTGCTCATCGGGACATCGGGCGTGGTCTACCCGGCGGCGGGTTTCCCGGTGGACGTGAAAATGCAGGGAGGCAAGCTC contains:
- a CDS encoding secondary thiamine-phosphate synthase enzyme YjbQ, producing the protein MHARLLVHSRQQQCLEDITDQVREAVRRSGMREGLCHLYVPHTTAGIVVNENADPDVARDIIEKLEALVPRDARYRHYEGNAHAHIKASLVGQWALLPVASGDLALGRWQGIFLAEFDGPRERTVLVTLVPSVPGGPGESGP
- a CDS encoding NAD-dependent deacylase; this translates as MSIDRQTEEAIEEAARIILRSRHVVALVGAGLSVESGIPPFRGPGGLWTKYGEPDMLGYQRFLQDPRRWWEERLSPSAGYRELTEALAQARPNPGHYALKEMEDLGFLQHIITQNIDNLHFEAGSRNVTEIHGNRTKLRCIECNARWPSDQFPIDQLPPRCPHCGGLVKSDTVMFGEPIPRDALDECIRQTAMCDCMLLIGTSGVVYPAAGFPVDVKMQGGKLIEFNTDETALTELCDVVVRAPTGVSLPRLVERLKALSGRHD